TACGATCTCGTAGGTGAAAAAGGAGCGGCATCGGTGGGACATTAGGGGCATTGAGGAGATATTGAGAGAACCTTAAGGACAAGCTTGGAGCGATCGGGTTAGAGCTGTTGAGGACGATACCATGAAACTGATGACCTGTCCTATCAATGGACAACGACCGATTTCAGAATTTTTCTACGGTGGTGAGCTGCGGCCCATGCCTGATCCGGCAACGGCGGATGATGCCACTTGGGCAGACTATATTTTTAACCAAAATAATGTACCCGGGCTCAAGCAGGAATGGTGGTGCCATACGCCTAGCAATACCTGGTTTATTGCTGAGCGGCATACCTTAACGGATGAGATTTACTGTACTTATTTGTATGGTAACCAGGTGCTTGAGGAGGTATCGCCATGAAGCGCTTGCCACCTATCTCCGGTGAATGGATCGATCGCCATCAGCCGCGCTCCTTTACCTTTGAGGGGGAGGCCATCACCGGCTATCAGGGTGACACCGTCAGCAGTGCCCTATGGGCGGCGGGGCGGCGGGTGTTGGGGCGCAGTTTTAAGTACCATCGCCCCCGAGGTATCCTCAGTCTCGCCAATCACGATGTTAATGTGCTGATGCAGGATGGCCCCAAGTTAAATCTACGGGCGGATGTGGTGCCGGTGGAGTCGGGCATGGATCTGACGGCGATTCATACCTTTGGTGGGGTTCAGGGCGATCGCGCCAGTGTCCTGGATCGCTTGTCTCGCTTTTTGCCCGTCGGCTTCTACTACAAAGCCTTTCTAGATAAGAATCTGTTTCCGTTCTGGGAGCGCGTCATCCGCTCTATCACCGGCTTAGGGGCGGTGGATATCACCACGCCCCGCCTGCGCACGCCTAAGCGCTACGACTTTTGTGATGTGCTGGTGATTGGATCGGGAGTTTCTGGTCTCACGGCAGCGATCGCAGCGGCGGAGGCAGGGGCAGACGTGGTGGTGGTGGATGAGAATGCCCGTGCTGGCGGATCGGGGCACTATCAACGGGGCGATGATGGAGAGCGATCGCGCCAAACCGATGCCCTTGTGGCTCAGGTGCAGCAGCATCCCCGCATTCGTCTCTACACAGACACCGTGGCAGCGGGCTACTATGCCGACCATTGGGTACCCTTGGTGCATCGAGACTATATTGCCAAGATGCGCGCTCAGGCAGTGATTGTGGCGGCGGGTGCCTATGAGCAACCGGCAGTGTTTCGCAACAATGATCTGCCGGGGGTGATGCTGGCATCAGCGGCCCAGCGATTGATCTATCGCTATGCCGTTCAGCCGATGGAGCGGGCAGTGGTCTTGACGTCCAACAGTGACGGCTACCGGGCGGCGCTGGATTTGGCCGCCCAGGGTGTAACGGTAGTGGCGGTGGTGGAGATGCGATCGCAGCCCCTGGTCACCGATCCGATGCGGGCCGTGCGAGACCGGGGTATCCAAATTCTCTCCCAATCCTGTCTCTATGAAGCCTGCTCCATTCCAGGCGGGGATGGGGTAGCCTCGGTGGTCGTCTGTCCCCTTGATACAAACGGCCAGCCCCAGACCGGCTTTACCCAGACCCTAGCCTGTGATGGGGTGGTGATGAGTGTGGGCTGGGCTCCAACGGCGAATTTGCTGTATCAAGCTGGGGTGACGATGCGCTTTGATGAGACGGTGCAGCAGTTTGTCCCCGATCGCTTGCCAGCGGGTATCTTGGCCTGCGGACGGGTGAATGGGGTCTATGACTGGGAAGATAAGCAACGGGATGGACAGCGAGCTGGCCTGGCAGCGGCTCACAGGTTGGGACTTGTGGATACGGCACCTAGTTTAGAGAGAGCGATCGCCCCGGAATGTCCCTCCCATCCCTATCCGATGATTGCCCATCCTAAGGGTAAGAATTTTGTGGATTTTGACGAAGATCTGCACTATGACGATTTTATCCATGCTGTACAGGAGGGGTTTGACAACATTGAATTACTGAAACGCTATACCACAGTGGGTATGGGCCCTAGCCAGGGTAAACATTCAAATATGAATGCCCTACGGATCTTAGCTCATCTGCGCCAACTGCCCCCTGACGCCATCGGCACCACCACCGCTCGTCCCATGTTTCATCCGGTACCCATGGCCCATCTGGCAGGACGGGGCTTCATGCCCGAGCGGCGATCGCCCCTCCATCGTCGTCATGCTGAGCAGAGTGCAGTCTGGATGCCCGCCGGTCAGTGGCAGCGGCCCGCTTACTACCATCGTCCGGGGCTAACACGGGAGGCCTGCATTCAGCAGGAGGTGATGGCGGTGCGTACCCGGGTGGGCTTAATTGATGTGGGCACTCTCGGTAAGATAGAGCTACGCGGCCCGGATACCATGGCATTCTTGGAACGTGTCTACACAGGTAAGTTTGCCAAGATGAAGGTGGGCAGCAGCCGCTATGCCTTGATGGTGGATGAATCTGGGGTGGTGATCGATGACGGAGTCGTGGCGCGGTTGGCCGCCGATCATGTTTACTTCACCACCACTACCTCTGGCTCTGCCCGTATTTATCGAGAGCTAAGCCGCTTAATTACCCTGTGGCAGATGGACTGCGGTCTTGTCAACCTGACCGGTGCCCGAGCGGCGGTGAATCTGGCAGGGCCGCGATCACTCTCTCTCCTGCAAACCCTCACGGATCTAGACCTATCACCCGAAGCCTTCCCCTATCTAGCGGTGCGTCAAGGGGCGATCGCGGGCATTCCGACCCTGCTGATGCGGGTTGGTTTTGTGGGTGAATGGGGCTATGAGCTGCATGTGCCCGCTGACCAAGGCCAGGCGCTGTGGGATGCCCTGATGACCGCTGGGAAACCTCTGGGGATTCGTCCTTTTGGAGTAGAGGCACAGCGGCTTCTGCGATTAGAAAAGGGACATGTGATTGTGGGACAAGATACGGATGGGTTGACCACACCCTACGACGCTAATCTGGGCTGGGCCGTGAAAATGGATAAACCATTTTTTGTCGGACAGCGTAGTTTACAGATTCTTAAGCAGCGATCGCCCAAGCAGCTATTAGCTGGCTTTACCCTGCTGAAGAGATTCCAGGGCAATCCACCTCAGGAATGTCATCTCGTAATCTACAACGGCGATATTGCTGGGCGAGTAACTAGCATTGGCTATAGTCCAAGCTTAAAACGCTATGTGGGACTAGCTTATCTACAGCCTGAGCTAACGGCGATCGGTACTGAGATCACGATTCGGCTTACCGACGGCAGCATGGTCACCGCCACCGTTGCCCCCACCCCTTTCTATGATCCAGATAATCACCGTCAGGCGACCGTGAGTCGCGAGGAGGCGTTTGTATGATGCGGGCTAGTCCAGTTCAAGATTGTCTCTCGTCCTCAGCAACTTGGCGAGACATCCATGGTATGTCCACTGTTTGGTCTACCCCTGAGGATCTTCAGGGCGATACTTTAGGGATATGCGATCGCTCCTTCTTAACTCGATGGGGTGTAAAAGGGGCGGGAGCTGCTGCCTGGCTAGCATCCCAGGGGTTACCTGTTCCCCAACGTCCCAATCAATGGTGTACTTTACCAAACAATGGACTGATCGCCCGCTTAGGAACTACCGAATTCCTGATTGAAGATGGCTGGGCGGGAGCAATCGCCTCCCAGCTAGCCCAACAGATGATGAACGTACCTCCCAAGGTTTATCCTGTCTTGCGCCAAGATTTAGCGATCGCCCTCACCGGATGTGCAGTTCCTGAGCTTCTACGGCAAACGTGTAGCGTTAATTTCCAAGACCTTGATCTTACTGAACAGCCCGTAGTTTTAACATCCATGATTGGAGTTAGCGTGGTGGTGATTCCGGGCAATCTCGATGGACTACCATTCTATCGTATCTGGTGTGACGGTACCTTTGGAGTTTATCTATGGCAAACCCTTGTGACCATTGCTCAAGATCTGGGCGGTGGTCCCATCGGTGCGGCACGTTTCTATGATCGTGAGTCAGGGAGGTAAATACGTTCAACGTTCTGCTTGAGAGAGAACGTAGCAAGATCAGCAGGATGTTTGTCCCCTATCACAGATTTGTAGTGTGACGACAAACCTAAGGCTCTCGCTAGCTCCTCTTCCTCAAGACAAGAACCGGA
This region of Candidatus Obscuribacterales bacterium genomic DNA includes:
- a CDS encoding 2Fe-2S iron-sulfur cluster-binding protein yields the protein MKRLPPISGEWIDRHQPRSFTFEGEAITGYQGDTVSSALWAAGRRVLGRSFKYHRPRGILSLANHDVNVLMQDGPKLNLRADVVPVESGMDLTAIHTFGGVQGDRASVLDRLSRFLPVGFYYKAFLDKNLFPFWERVIRSITGLGAVDITTPRLRTPKRYDFCDVLVIGSGVSGLTAAIAAAEAGADVVVVDENARAGGSGHYQRGDDGERSRQTDALVAQVQQHPRIRLYTDTVAAGYYADHWVPLVHRDYIAKMRAQAVIVAAGAYEQPAVFRNNDLPGVMLASAAQRLIYRYAVQPMERAVVLTSNSDGYRAALDLAAQGVTVVAVVEMRSQPLVTDPMRAVRDRGIQILSQSCLYEACSIPGGDGVASVVVCPLDTNGQPQTGFTQTLACDGVVMSVGWAPTANLLYQAGVTMRFDETVQQFVPDRLPAGILACGRVNGVYDWEDKQRDGQRAGLAAAHRLGLVDTAPSLERAIAPECPSHPYPMIAHPKGKNFVDFDEDLHYDDFIHAVQEGFDNIELLKRYTTVGMGPSQGKHSNMNALRILAHLRQLPPDAIGTTTARPMFHPVPMAHLAGRGFMPERRSPLHRRHAEQSAVWMPAGQWQRPAYYHRPGLTREACIQQEVMAVRTRVGLIDVGTLGKIELRGPDTMAFLERVYTGKFAKMKVGSSRYALMVDESGVVIDDGVVARLAADHVYFTTTTSGSARIYRELSRLITLWQMDCGLVNLTGARAAVNLAGPRSLSLLQTLTDLDLSPEAFPYLAVRQGAIAGIPTLLMRVGFVGEWGYELHVPADQGQALWDALMTAGKPLGIRPFGVEAQRLLRLEKGHVIVGQDTDGLTTPYDANLGWAVKMDKPFFVGQRSLQILKQRSPKQLLAGFTLLKRFQGNPPQECHLVIYNGDIAGRVTSIGYSPSLKRYVGLAYLQPELTAIGTEITIRLTDGSMVTATVAPTPFYDPDNHRQATVSREEAFV
- a CDS encoding sarcosine oxidase subunit delta, which encodes MKLMTCPINGQRPISEFFYGGELRPMPDPATADDATWADYIFNQNNVPGLKQEWWCHTPSNTWFIAERHTLTDEIYCTYLYGNQVLEEVSP